In Triplophysa rosa linkage group LG7, Trosa_1v2, whole genome shotgun sequence, the following proteins share a genomic window:
- the gpr61l gene encoding probable G-protein coupled receptor — MEKTVPGLMLGLLTTHTTPNDTSGQRSTTKPTPPSMEEVIHSETQVKDLIGLFCMVTLNLAALLGNSGVMVAIARAPHTKKYVFVCHLCAVDLLCAILLMPLGIMSSSPFFNTVAFTVLECQVYIFLNVFLICASILTVTAISIERYYYIVHPMRYEVKMTLNLALGVMVFIWVKSILLALVTLLGWPAYGNQSSIAAAHCSLHWSHSRLRKVFAILFSLFCFLIPAVVIFAVYCNVYKVARTAARQHAPMPTWAANQAKRRSDSINSQTTIIATTRSLPQRLSPERVFGGGKAAITLVVIVGQFLICWLPYFSFNLYMFITTPQQSPGDIEEAVTWLAYSSFAVNPFFYGLLNRQIREELIKLRICCASRPVELRASSHEGSLQENFLQFLQRTSSTAETTRPSCGNSSPSNTVDQGARLPGQIPEE; from the coding sequence ATGGAGAAAACAGTGCCAGGTCTGATGCTCGGTCTCCTGACCACTCACACAACCCCAAATGATACGTCCGGCCAACGGAGCACGACCAAGCCCACCCCTCCCAGCATGGAGGAGGTTATCCATTCAGAAACCCAGGTCAAGGATCTTATCGGGCTGTTTTGCATGGTGACCCTCAATCTTGCAGCACTACTGGGCAACAGTGGAGTTATGGTGGCCATCGCCCGGGCCCCTCATACGAAAAAATATGTATTCGTTTGTCATCTTTGCGCAGTTGACTTGCTTTGTGCTATATTGCTGATGCCTCTTGGGATTATGTCAAGTTCTCCTTTCTTCAACACTGTAGCATTTACGGTTCTGGAGTGTCAGGTGTAcatctttttaaatgtgttccTCATCTGTGCCTCTATTTTAACTGTGACCGCCATCAGTATAGAGCGCTATTACTACATCGTACACCCCATGCGCTACGAGGTGAAGATGACTTTAAACCTTGCACTTGGTGTTATGGTCTTCATCTGGGTAAAATCCATCCTTTTGGCTTTGGTTACACTCCTCGGTTGGCCAGCGTATGGAAACCAGAGCTCCATCGCAGCAGCTCATTGCTCTTTACACTGGAGCCACAGTCGCCTCAGGAAAGTTTTCGCGATTCTCTTCAGCTTGTTTTGCTTTTTGATTCCCGCCGTGGTGATCTTCGCCGTGTATTGCAACGTGTACAAAGTGGCACGGACGGCTGCCCGCCAGCACGCCCCGATGCCCACCTGGGCAGCCAACCAAGCCAAGCGTCGCTCTGATTCCATCAACAGTCAGACCACCATCATAGCCACCACCCGTAGCCTGCCCCAACGATTGTCTCCAGAGCGGGTTTTTGGGGGCGGGAAGGCTGCGATCACCTTGGTTGTCATTGTAGGTCAGTTTTTGATATGCTGGCTCCCGTACTTCAGTTTTAACCTGTATATGTTCATCACCACTCCACAGCAGAGCCCAGGAGACATTGAAGAGGCTGTCACTTGGCTAGCGTACTCCTCGTTCGCTGTGAATCCTTTCTTCTACGGTCTTCTGAACAGACAGATCAGGGAGGAACTTATAAAATTAAGAATATGTTGTGCCAGTAGACCCGTAGAACTTCGGGCCTCCAGTCACGAAGGTTCCCTCCAGGAGAACTTTCTTCAGTTTTTGCAGAGGACCAGCAGCACGGCTGAGACCACCAGACCTAGTTGTGGCAATTCTAGTCCGAGCAACACTGTGGACCAGGGTGCCAGGTTACCAGGTCAGATCCCAGAGGAATGA
- the cav3 gene encoding caveolin-3 — protein MADQYNTNEEKILRDSHTKEIDLINRDPKQINEDVVKVDFEDVIAEPDGTHSMDGVWKASYTTFTVSKYWCYRILSAVFGIPVALLWGFCFACISFCHIWAVMPCIKSYLIETQCLSRIYALCIHTFCDPLFEALGKIFSSVRVALRKEV, from the exons ATGGCGGACCAGTACAATACCAACGAGGAGAAAATCCTGAGAGACAGTCACACCAAAGAGATCGACTTGATCAACAGGGACCCCAAGCAGATCAACGAAGATGTTGTGAAG GTTGATTTTGAGGATGTGATAGCCGAGCCGGATGGCACCCACAGTATGGATGGAGTCTGGAAGGCCAGCTACACCACCTTTACCGTCTCCAAGTACTGGTGCTATCGCATACTATCAGCTGTCTTCGGCATCCCAGTGGCGCTGCTGTGGGGCTTTTGTTTCGCCTGCATTTCCTTCTGCCACATTTGGGCTGTCATGCCCTGCATCAAGAGCTATCTGATCGAGACCCAATGCCTGAGCCGAATTTATGCTCTCTGCATCCACACCTTCTGCGATCCCTTGTTCGAAGCACTAGGGAAGATTTTCAGCAGCGTTCGGGTGGCGTTACGCAAAGAGGTTTAG
- the oxtra gene encoding oxytocin receptor, whose protein sequence is MVDILMDKDFWSLNESFKNSSIENSTYSVNQTANPLKRNEEVAKVEVTVLALVLFLALAGNLCVLVAIHTAKHSQSRMYYFMKHLSIADLVVAVFQVLPQLIWDITFRFYGPDILCRLVKYLQTVGMFASTYMLVLMSIDRCMAICQPLRSLHRRKDRCYVIVSWALSLLFSIPQVYIFSLREMGDGVYDCWGDFVQPWGAKAYITWISLTIYIIPVAILSVCYGLISFKIWQNFKRKTKRGQCITLTPTASKCHAVARVSSVKLISKAKITTVKMTFVIVVAYIVCWTPFFSVQMWSAWDPEAPREAMPFIISMLLASLNSCCNPWIYMFFAGHLFHDLKQNLFCCSTSYLKSSQSRYDPEHESRKSNSSTYVIKSTSSQRSITQTSVT, encoded by the exons ATGGTGGACATTCTCATGGATAAAGACTTTTGGTCCTTGAACGAGTCATTTAAAAACTCCAGCATCGAAAACAGCACTTACAGTGTGAACCAGACGGCGAATCCCCTGAAGAGAAATGAAGAGGTGGCCAAAGTGGAAGTCACCGTGCTGGCGCTGGTGCTGTTCCTGGCGCTCGCTGGGAACCTATGCGTCCTCGTTGCTATCCACACAGCCAAGCACAGTCAATCCCGCATGTATTACTTCATGAAGCATCTGAGCATCGCAGACCTCGTGGTTGCCGTCTTCCAGGTTCTCCCTCAACTCATCTGGGACATCACTTTTCGGTTTTATGGACCAGACATCCTTTGCCGATTGGTGAAGTATTTGCAAACCGTGGGGATGTTCGCATCCACTTACATGTTGGTACTGATGTCCATAGACAGATGTATGGCGATCTGTCAGCCCCTTCGTTCCTTACACAGACGAAAGGACCGTTGTTATGTGATTGTTTCGTGGGCACTAAGCTTACTTTTCAGCATCCCACAAGTTTATATATTCTCCTTAAGGGAGATGGGTGATGGAGTATATGACTGCTGGGGAGATTTCGTGCAGCCTTGGGGAGCCAAAGCCTACATAACGTGGATTAGTCTGACGATATATATCATTCCAGTGGCCATCCTGAGTGTCTGCTACGGTCTGATAAGCTTTAAAATATGGCAAAACTTTAAAAGGAAAACTAAGAGGGGTCAGTGTATCACTCTCACACCTACTGCATCCAAATGCCACGCGGTCGCGCGGGTCAGCAGCGTCAAGCTCATTTCCAAAGCCAAAATCACCACGGTTAAAATGACTTTTGTTATTGTCGTGGCTTACATAGTGTGCTGGACACCGTTTTTCTCCGTGCAGATGTGGTCTGCTTGGGATCCAGAAGCACCGAGAGAAG caatgccctTTATCATCTCCATGTTACTGGCCAGTCTAAACAGTTGCTGTAACCCTTGGATCTACATGTTTTTCGCTGGACATCTATTCCACGACCTAAAGCAGAATCTGTTCTGCTGCTCCACGTCCTATCTGAAGTCCTCTCAAAGCCGATATGATCCAGAGCACGAGTCCCGTAAGAGCAACTCCTCCACCTACGTGATCAAAAGTACCAGCAGCCAAAGGAGTATTACCCAGACGTCTGTCACATAA